In Pseudoduganella albidiflava, a single window of DNA contains:
- a CDS encoding DUF6701 domain-containing protein, translating into MLRQSSRRALCAATLALCAAPALADTPIVLFKSFAGNVTMTGTQKSLRTKSNDDDPCATTTSVNMSLSGLPTGARVLAAYLYWAGSGSSADYSVTFDGKAVSAPATRRYTSSTVGYNYFGGAADVTDQVKAKGNGTYSAKDLAIDKSLFCAVSGVLGGFQLLVIYSASDQPFRVLNVYEGFQYIRYSSLELTLANFLIPNPPGTGRVGHITWEGDTTLSGGGETLRFNGVEQADATNQPGNQFNSVSGVNGDKASYGIDFDVYTIKEPAIASGQKSAKTIYTSGQDLVLLNAEVIAAPNVSATDRGVTMTLDGPLIPSAPTTYTISVVNNGPMDEGGPLTVTGTLPASLIYGEATGTGWSCSTRGQLLTCIHSGTVKVDTTLPPITLTVTPAASASGLISFGVTVGGKLFDYYDGNDTSTVSTRVGNQTFTPVFMFTDKPCEHNKPFGDPNQPCKPLTLEHMQANTDLSTYISYVVKNVPTALASGNTTLPMRFAMSCHDPSTNAGVRGTYALRSNTVTLPLCAANGVIPPQDSVAWSAASNVMFPGGSPSSQATTTKNRGEFDDFLLRYQDVGRIELFVTDADARLGSTGAFVSRPEKLLLLAQSSNKAGDPASATDPRFVPAGTPFTMTVRALMQGLTVAAPNFGRETEPEKIKLRAVPASTEDGSPIRAMVADREPGKYFDPVDLEGEFGPFVSGIATGTFVFDDLGVIKVDSMLAPTPAELAENASREVGSYLGTGNVVGTTINVGRFYPDHFDTIVTGPMECAAAVACPKNPSKTTVPSVEILTMAYSGQPFTVDVKAFSSRGTLLKNYRDDLAHDVLLSAWKAPNGATAQDAPLAGTTKSVLSTATITAGAFDAGTATVTRTYTFPSTLAYNASAPNANNWPQPVSVYLRAAEVANFDDVTSKRAAAVEGGVRIAAGRWFVPNLQGSAALAMDVPVRPQFFSTQNGIAAWYDSVTDSATTFAPLTEVNFSACTKLAGASGCKLALTVDKATVGKVSAGAGTVKLLAPGSGSSGSVYMWMTGPAWLPSVRGVLTYGTVSMSPYTYLREIY; encoded by the coding sequence ATGCTCCGACAATCTTCCCGCCGCGCGCTGTGCGCGGCCACCCTGGCGCTGTGCGCCGCGCCGGCGCTGGCCGATACGCCCATCGTGCTGTTCAAGAGCTTTGCCGGCAATGTGACCATGACCGGCACGCAAAAATCGCTGCGCACCAAGTCGAACGACGACGATCCGTGCGCCACGACGACGTCGGTCAACATGAGCCTGTCGGGCCTGCCGACGGGAGCCCGGGTGCTGGCGGCCTACCTGTACTGGGCCGGCTCCGGCAGCAGCGCAGACTATTCGGTCACGTTCGATGGCAAGGCGGTCAGCGCGCCGGCCACCCGGCGCTACACGTCCTCGACGGTGGGCTACAATTATTTCGGCGGTGCCGCCGACGTGACCGACCAGGTCAAGGCCAAGGGCAACGGCACGTATTCGGCCAAGGACCTGGCCATCGACAAGAGCCTGTTCTGCGCCGTGTCGGGCGTGCTGGGCGGGTTCCAGCTGCTGGTCATCTACAGCGCCAGCGACCAGCCGTTCCGCGTGCTGAACGTCTATGAAGGTTTTCAGTACATCCGCTATTCGTCGCTCGAGCTGACGCTGGCCAATTTCCTGATCCCCAATCCGCCGGGCACGGGCAGGGTGGGGCACATCACCTGGGAAGGCGATACCACGCTGTCGGGCGGCGGCGAAACGCTGCGCTTCAATGGCGTCGAGCAGGCCGATGCCACCAATCAGCCAGGCAACCAGTTCAATTCCGTCAGCGGCGTGAACGGCGACAAGGCTTCCTACGGCATCGATTTCGATGTCTATACCATCAAGGAGCCGGCGATCGCCAGTGGCCAGAAGTCGGCCAAGACAATCTACACATCGGGGCAGGACCTGGTGCTGCTGAACGCAGAAGTGATCGCCGCGCCCAACGTGTCGGCCACCGACCGCGGCGTGACGATGACGCTGGACGGCCCGCTGATCCCTTCCGCCCCCACCACGTACACGATCAGCGTCGTCAACAACGGCCCGATGGACGAGGGCGGTCCCCTGACCGTGACGGGCACGCTGCCGGCCTCGCTGATCTATGGCGAGGCCACCGGTACCGGCTGGAGCTGCAGCACCAGGGGGCAGCTGCTGACCTGCATACACAGCGGCACCGTCAAGGTCGACACCACGCTGCCGCCGATCACGCTGACGGTCACGCCGGCGGCATCGGCCAGCGGCCTGATTTCCTTCGGCGTCACGGTGGGCGGCAAGCTGTTCGACTATTACGACGGCAACGACACGTCGACCGTGAGTACCCGCGTGGGTAACCAGACCTTCACGCCGGTCTTCATGTTTACCGACAAGCCGTGCGAGCACAACAAGCCGTTCGGCGACCCGAACCAGCCCTGCAAGCCGCTGACGCTGGAGCACATGCAGGCGAATACGGATTTGAGCACCTACATCTCCTATGTGGTGAAGAACGTACCCACCGCGCTGGCCAGCGGCAACACCACGCTGCCGATGCGCTTCGCGATGAGTTGCCACGATCCCAGCACGAACGCCGGCGTGCGCGGCACGTATGCGCTGCGCAGCAATACGGTCACCCTGCCGCTGTGCGCCGCGAACGGCGTGATTCCACCGCAGGACTCGGTGGCCTGGAGCGCGGCCAGCAACGTGATGTTCCCGGGGGGCTCGCCATCGAGCCAGGCCACCACCACGAAGAACAGGGGGGAGTTCGACGACTTCCTGCTGCGCTACCAGGACGTGGGACGGATCGAGCTGTTCGTCACCGACGCCGATGCCCGGCTGGGCTCCACGGGTGCCTTCGTATCGCGGCCGGAAAAATTGCTGCTGCTGGCGCAGTCGAGCAACAAGGCCGGCGACCCGGCCAGCGCGACCGACCCCCGCTTCGTCCCGGCCGGCACGCCGTTCACGATGACGGTGCGCGCGCTGATGCAGGGCCTGACGGTGGCGGCGCCCAATTTCGGCCGCGAGACCGAGCCCGAGAAGATCAAGCTGCGCGCGGTGCCGGCCTCCACCGAGGATGGCTCGCCGATCCGGGCGATGGTGGCGGACCGCGAGCCCGGCAAGTATTTCGACCCGGTGGACCTGGAGGGAGAATTCGGGCCGTTCGTCTCCGGCATCGCCACGGGCACCTTCGTGTTCGACGACCTGGGCGTGATCAAGGTGGACTCGATGCTGGCGCCCACCCCGGCGGAACTCGCCGAGAACGCCAGCAGGGAAGTGGGCTCGTACCTGGGTACGGGCAACGTCGTCGGCACCACGATCAACGTGGGCCGCTTCTACCCGGACCATTTCGATACGATCGTCACGGGCCCGATGGAATGCGCGGCTGCCGTGGCCTGCCCGAAGAATCCCAGCAAGACCACGGTGCCGTCGGTGGAGATCCTCACCATGGCGTATTCCGGCCAGCCGTTCACGGTGGACGTGAAAGCGTTCAGCAGCCGCGGCACGCTGCTCAAGAACTACCGCGACGACCTGGCGCACGACGTGCTGCTGAGCGCGTGGAAGGCGCCCAACGGTGCCACGGCGCAAGACGCGCCGCTGGCGGGCACCACCAAGTCCGTGCTGAGCACCGCCACGATCACCGCCGGCGCGTTCGATGCCGGCACGGCGACCGTTACGCGGACGTACACGTTCCCGTCGACGCTGGCCTACAACGCCAGCGCGCCGAACGCCAACAACTGGCCGCAGCCCGTCTCCGTGTACCTGCGCGCCGCCGAAGTGGCCAACTTCGACGATGTCACGTCGAAGCGCGCGGCCGCCGTCGAGGGCGGCGTGCGGATCGCGGCCGGCCGCTGGTTCGTGCCCAACCTGCAAGGTTCGGCGGCGCTGGCGATGGACGTGCCGGTCAGGCCGCAATTCTTCAGTACCCAGAACGGGATAGCGGCCTGGTATGACTCGGTGACCGATTCGGCCACCACCTTCGCCCCGCTGACGGAAGTGAACTTTTCCGCGTGCACCAAGCTGGCGGGCGCGAGTGGCTGCAAACTCGCGCTCACGGTCGACAAGGCCACCGTAGGCAAGGTCAGCGCTGGCGCCGGCACCGTGAAGCTGTTGGCACCGGGCAGCGGCAGCAGCGGCTCGGTATACATGTGGATGACGGGCCCGGCGTGGCTGCCGAGCGTACGGGGGGTGCTCACCTATGGCACAGTATCGATGAGCCCCTACACCTACCTGCGCGAAATCTATTAG
- a CDS encoding agglutinin biogenesis protein MshP has protein sequence MNRAAMNRAVVTRTGSHRIDPRLVRRHIRSRGVSIVTAIFLLVVLSGVGAAIVTTATTQRQSATIDLLGTRAYEAARTGVEFGLFQFLGNNGACVNTSFTAPGALSAMTVTVTCVTVGTDGAPALTQTRITATACNAPAGGACPNAAPGADYVQRVVQVVI, from the coding sequence ATGAACCGAGCCGCCATGAACCGGGCTGTCGTTACCCGTACTGGATCGCACCGCATCGACCCGCGCCTCGTGCGCCGCCATATTCGCAGCCGCGGTGTCAGCATCGTCACGGCGATCTTCCTGCTCGTCGTGCTCAGCGGCGTCGGCGCGGCCATCGTCACCACCGCCACCACGCAGCGGCAGTCCGCCACGATCGACCTGCTGGGCACCCGCGCCTACGAAGCGGCACGGACCGGCGTCGAGTTCGGCTTGTTCCAGTTCCTCGGCAACAACGGCGCGTGCGTCAACACGAGCTTTACGGCACCCGGCGCGCTGTCGGCAATGACCGTCACCGTCACCTGCGTCACGGTCGGCACGGATGGCGCGCCGGCGCTGACGCAGACGCGCATCACGGCCACCGCCTGCAACGCGCCGGCCGGCGGCGCCTGCCCGAACGCCGCGCCCGGCGCCGACTACGTGCAGCGTGTCGTGCAGGTGGTCATCTGA
- a CDS encoding prepilin-type N-terminal cleavage/methylation domain-containing protein, whose product MARRQGIEVSRRAARSGGFTLVEAVIVIVITGIVASMAALFIRVPVQSNLATEARADLADAADLALRRMSRELRLAAPRTVTILNGNLAIQFLLSKTGARYVSVNDNPPATLLPLDFVGGSSSFDLIGAPPAGRQAIVPGDYIVFGNLGFAPYDAYQFGKGAANISRVGAINGSRITLQTNYFSGAEPAGQMFQVVTGKVTFVCTPGANGGGTLQRFFNAADLTPGMGALGTGAVLTDKVAGCIFGNTLLPGANNGSLMTLVLSLQHANGEGAQMVRQTQLDNPT is encoded by the coding sequence ATGGCGCGCAGACAAGGCATCGAAGTGAGCAGGCGGGCCGCCAGGAGCGGCGGCTTTACGCTGGTGGAGGCGGTGATCGTGATCGTCATCACCGGCATTGTCGCCAGCATGGCGGCGCTGTTCATCCGGGTGCCGGTGCAAAGCAACCTGGCCACCGAGGCGCGTGCCGACCTGGCGGACGCGGCCGACCTGGCGCTGCGGCGCATGAGCCGTGAATTGCGGCTTGCCGCGCCGAGGACGGTCACCATCCTGAACGGCAACCTGGCGATCCAGTTCCTGCTGTCGAAGACCGGCGCCCGCTATGTCAGCGTCAACGACAATCCTCCCGCGACACTGCTGCCGCTCGATTTCGTCGGCGGCAGCAGCAGCTTCGACCTCATCGGCGCGCCGCCCGCGGGCCGGCAGGCCATCGTGCCGGGCGACTACATCGTGTTCGGCAACCTGGGCTTTGCGCCGTACGACGCCTACCAGTTCGGCAAGGGCGCCGCCAATATCTCGCGGGTCGGCGCCATCAACGGCAGCCGCATTACCTTGCAGACGAATTACTTTTCCGGCGCCGAACCGGCCGGCCAGATGTTCCAGGTGGTGACGGGCAAGGTCACCTTTGTCTGCACGCCCGGCGCCAATGGCGGGGGCACGCTGCAGCGCTTCTTCAACGCGGCGGACCTGACTCCGGGCATGGGCGCGCTGGGCACCGGCGCCGTGCTGACCGACAAGGTCGCCGGCTGCATCTTCGGTAATACCCTGCTGCCGGGGGCGAACAACGGTTCGCTGATGACGTTGGTGCTGTCGCTGCAGCATGCCAACGGCGAGGGGGCGCAGATGGTGCGCCAGACCCAGCTCGACAATCCAACTTGA
- a CDS encoding MSHA biogenesis protein MshC yields the protein MTTAKPIRPVSRLPRPRAGQFGFTLVELVLILLIVGILGAVAAPRFFEQRTFDVAGFSQQTTALIRLAQKQAIAQNRNVYVRLDGNSVALCYDTGCNGKVPAPANSNSGSATTLARCGNLTTWACEGIPNGLAITAAPMFYFDPAGKPFNASDGDSVVNSTFVARLAVRVSGGGISQDTVIEPETGFTR from the coding sequence GTGACGACCGCCAAGCCTATCCGACCTGTTTCCCGGCTGCCCCGACCTCGTGCGGGGCAGTTTGGGTTTACGCTGGTCGAACTGGTCCTGATCCTGCTCATCGTCGGTATCCTCGGCGCCGTGGCCGCGCCGCGCTTCTTCGAACAGCGCACCTTCGACGTGGCCGGCTTTTCCCAGCAGACCACCGCCCTGATCCGTTTGGCCCAGAAACAGGCGATCGCGCAGAACCGCAACGTGTATGTGCGCCTCGATGGCAACAGCGTGGCGCTTTGCTACGACACGGGCTGCAACGGCAAGGTGCCGGCGCCCGCGAACAGCAACAGCGGCAGTGCCACCACGCTGGCCCGGTGCGGCAATCTCACCACCTGGGCCTGCGAAGGCATTCCCAACGGACTGGCGATCACGGCGGCCCCCATGTTTTATTTCGACCCTGCCGGAAAGCCGTTCAACGCCTCCGATGGCGACAGCGTGGTCAATTCCACCTTCGTGGCCCGGCTGGCGGTGCGCGTCAGCGGCGGCGGCATCAGCCAGGACACGGTCATCGAACCGGAAACGGGGTTTACCCGATGA
- a CDS encoding type II secretion system protein, protein MQFKQASFSQVSRGQGGFTLIELIVVIVILGILAATALPKFADMGSDARRAKMQGARGAVSSAAAITRAQWLVTGTASSRSVTLDGVAISVTDKGYPDAAGIALAAGLDGTVDYEITGTAPVTIADKKTTTCAFTYTPANGTVTAVSGTC, encoded by the coding sequence CAAGCTTCGTTCTCGCAAGTTTCCCGTGGTCAAGGCGGCTTCACCCTCATCGAACTGATCGTCGTCATCGTGATCCTGGGCATCCTGGCCGCGACGGCACTGCCGAAGTTCGCCGACATGGGCAGCGACGCACGCCGCGCCAAGATGCAGGGCGCCCGCGGTGCGGTCTCCAGCGCGGCAGCGATCACCCGTGCGCAGTGGCTGGTGACCGGTACCGCCAGCAGCCGCTCCGTGACGCTCGATGGCGTGGCGATCTCGGTGACCGACAAGGGCTACCCGGATGCTGCCGGCATCGCCCTGGCGGCCGGCCTGGATGGCACCGTCGACTACGAGATCACGGGTACCGCCCCAGTCACGATCGCCGACAAGAAGACGACCACCTGCGCCTTCACCTACACGCCAGCCAACGGTACGGTCACCGCCGTCTCCGGTACCTGCTGA